In Drosophila ananassae strain 14024-0371.13 chromosome 3R, ASM1763931v2, whole genome shotgun sequence, the DNA window GgtaaatttagaaaaaataatatttttgtttactcgtaaaatatacaattaaatatattacatGATTTCTAAAAATACTTATCATGTTATTATTAGGTGTGCATATCtcataatattatttaaattttgtcttttaaaatatattcattCTCTAAGCAGTCGTCGTAGCAGTGATTTCTAAGCAGTGAAATAAATGTCAAAATAAGAAACCTTTTTTAGATTATAGGGTCGTTACTTTTATTCCGAATCTAATAGCAACCACAACGAATAAATTGAAACCAAAACTAAACCAGAAAAGTCGGCAGTTATCAATTAAAATGGTAAGAGATTGTATTCTCAGTCGTAGGAATAAtagttattattataatcattaTTATTAGCATCCATTTAGTAATGGTAACTATACCAACATGAACAACCCCTATACGGTGGACTACATAAGGAGCCTTAATCTCGATAAAAATATAGATATACAGGCTTGGACTACCAATCCGCCGTATGCTCCTTTCTTTGGGTCCATGGGAGTGGCTTTTGCCATGGTGTTCACATCGATTGGAGCTGCATATGGAACCGCAGTCTCTGGATCCGGAATCGCTGCAACGGCCGTAATGCGTCCGGAATTGGTCATGAAGTCAATTATTCCAGTGGTTATGGCCGGCATAGTGGCCATTTACGGATTGGTGGTTTCTGTTTTGCTGTCAGGAGAACTGGATACAGCTAGGACATATTCATTGGCCAAGGGATACGTCCATCTTGGGTCTGGAATGGCTGTTGGATTTTCGGGGCTGGCTGCCGGATACGCCGTAGGGGAAGTAGGCGAGGTTGGCGTGCGCCACATTGCCCAGCAGCCCCGTCTCTTCATTGGAATGATACTTGTCCTCATTTTCGCCGAGGTCCTGGGACTTTATGGACTAATTATTGGAATATATCTTTACACAGTAGATGTAAAATAAATCTAAAAGATTATACTACTTTGCTGAGCTATATAAaatcctttttgttttgggcGCCTGAAAAATCGATTGTAGTCAAGATCCAAAGAACAAATTACTTTCGGATCGGCCAGAGCGCaaataacattttttgaattattGCCAGAGTTTTCAACACTGTATTAAATGTCCACCACTACTaacactgcaaaaaaaaataccagacCGCGCTGGATTTTTGCGGTATTAAAAAATGGGGATATTTGGCTTAAACCGGGTCACACTGACCAGGTGAGaagctattttttttgttagaaaTTACTCATTTTTTGGAAATAAACGACGCAAAAAGCGCCAAAAAAAGCGGAATCGTTCGTGCAAAAACCCCGGCGGAGGAGCGTTCACTGCGCGACACCGGCCGCCACCAAAATCTGACCAGGCAGAGCTTTCGGTCCGTCCAATTTCATCACGAATACAATTTCATCAGTGCACACGTGTCTGGAGCTTCGCTTGGAATCCTGCCCCGCGGGGCTGGGTCATGCCCAGTGGCTATTAACATCTAGCAATCGGAACCATTTCCAACCGGAACCAAGCAACTGGACAGGCTGAGCACGCCGCAGGAGCAAACGCAGGCGGAGGAGGCGCTGCTGGCCAGTGGTGATAGATACAGAGGCGGCGGCAGTGGGACACTTTCCACAGCCATGGCGGAGTACTGGCAGCAGCTGACCAATGGAGGAGGCGCTGGCGGACGGAGTGCAGCCGCCAGTGACTCACCGGGGGTGTGCAATGGTGCCGGTCCTGAGGCTGGGACGCACAGCggcggcaacaacaactatGTGAACTTCAACCAGTTCATCATGCAGCTGAACCTCGGAGGAGGTGCCCCCAATGCCGCAAACTCAAGCTCCAGCTACATGCAACATCCCTTAGAGAGCGGGAACAACATGAACTTCGCCATTAGCGGAGGCGGAGGAGCCTTTGGCCTGAATCCCCCAATGGGAGCTTCGAATACGAACAACTTCGAGCATGTAAGTAGTGGCCTAGTGGCTGGAATGCCCCTGTTTCTAACAGCGTGAACAGTTCTTTTCACAGCCTGTTTTCCCACGATATCAGAACGGCGACGGAATCGCCAGTGCCGCCTTCACCAATAGCTATGATCTGGGCAACCCgaacggcagcagcagcagcagtcccTTTTCGAACCTCTACACGCCGTTCGGCAACAATCCGTTCGACTTCAGCGCTTCCAAGCTTCAGGCCTCGGCGCCCGAATTTGTGCCTAGTCTGGCCAAGCTGAGTCTAGAGGAGACTTCAGTGGCCACGACGAACGGAAACAGCACTGCCAGCCCCGAAACTGCCATAAAGGAGTCGGAGGCGCCAGCTGCAGCGGGAGCAGCTAAAGGGGGTGCACCCGGAGGCGCGGGTGCAGCAGGAGGAGTAGCAAGATCTGAGGAGAGAGGAGCCAACAGCTTCCGCCAGAACCAGAACTACGATAGGGAGCGGGAGAGGGATCGCGATCGCGACAGGGATAGGGATCGTGATCGGGATCGGCCCAGGCAGCAGCGCCGTTCGGATTACCGTGAGGATCGTGAAGATCGCTACCAGAGGAACGACCGGGATCGAGACCGGGACCGTGATCGTGATCGGGACAGGGACCGGGATCGCGATCGCAAGAAGCCACAAAAACAGCAGCGATACGACAATCATCGGAGCAACAAGAGGCGCGATGACTGGAACCGAAACAGGGATCGAATCAACGGATATCCCCGGGCCGTGGACGACCTGGACACGAGCAACGAGAGTGCCCAGCCCTCACCCGAGAAGCagccgcagcaacagcaaatCTCGCCGAGAAGAAATCATCCACCGCCGGCTGACAACGAGAAGCTGTCGCAGAGAGAGAAGCTAATTCGTGACATTGAGCAGCGGCGGCTCGAGTGCCTGGTGTGCGTGGAAGCCATCAAAGCGCACCAGCCCACCTGGTCGTGCCAGAACTGCTACCATGTTCTGCACCTCAAGTGCACCACCACCTGGGCGAGCAGCTCCAAGTCGGAGGTAGGCTGGCGGTGTCCGGCGTGCCAGAATGTGCTGCAGGAGCTGCCGCGCGAGTATCTCTGCTTCTGCGGCAAGCTGAAGAACCCGCCGGTGTCGCGCTCCGAACTGCCGCACAGTTGCGGCGAGGTATGCTGCCGGATCGAGGGCTGCAGTCATGCCTGCACCCTGCTCTGTCACCCGGGCCCGTGTCCGCCGTGTCAGGCCAATGTGGTGCGCAGTTGCGGCTGCGGGCGCAGCACCAAGACAATGCAGTGCGCCATGAAGGAGGATCTGCTGTGCGGCGAGGTCTGCGACAAGCTGCTCAACTGCGGCGAGCACCGGTGCAAGTCGGAGTGCCATGCCGGGAAGTGCGTCGCCTGCTCGGAGCAGGTGGAGCAGCACTGCCATTGCGGCAAGCAGGACCGCCAGGTGACATGTACGCGCGAGAGCCAGGACAAGCGCAGCTACTCGTGCAAGGAGAGCTGTGGCAAGCCGCTGCCGTGCGGCAATCACAAGTGCAAAGACTCTTGCCACGCCGGAAGCTGCAGGCCCTGCAAGCTGAGCCCCGACCAGATAACCAGCTGCCCCTGTGGAAAGATGCCTGTGGCATCCAGCCAGCGCACCAGCTGCCTGGACCCCATCCCCACCTGTGAGGGAATCTGCTCGAGGGTGTTGCGGTGCGGCAAGCCGGCACATCCGCATCAGTGCGGCAGCAAGTGCCACCTGGGCCAGTGCCCACCCTGTCCCAAGCAAACGGCCGTGAAGTGCCGCTGCGGCCACATGGATCAGATGATCAAGTGCCGCCAGTTGTCCACCCGGGCGGACGATGCCCGCTGCAAGCGCCGTTGCACGAAGAAGAGGAGCTGCGGAAAACATAAGTGCAACGCAGAGTGCTGCATCGACATCGACCACGCATGTCCGCTGCCCTGCAACCGGACCCTGAGCTGCGGCAAGCATAAGTGCGACCAGCCCTGCCACCGCGGCAACTGTCCGCCCTGCTACCGCAGCAGCTTCGAGGAGCTCTACTGCGAGTGCGGAGCCGAGGTCATCTACCCGCCAGTGCCGTGCGGCACTAAGAAACCGATCTGCAAGCGCCCATGCTCGCGATCCCATCCCTGCGAGCATCCGCCGCAACACAATTGCCACTCGGACGCCACTTGTCCGCCCTGCATGCTGTTCACCACCAAGTCGTGCCACGGTGGCCACGAACAGCGCAAAACCATTCCCTGCTCCCAGGAGAGCTTCAGCTGTGGAATGGCCTGCGCGAAGCCGTTGGCTTGTGGACGCCACAAGTGCATCAAGCCGTGCCATGAGGGCGCCTGCCAGGCAGCCGGCGACGTTTGCCGTCAGAGCTGCACCAAGCCACGGCCCACTTGCGGCCACAAGTGCTCAGCACCCTGCCACGAGGGCTCCTGTCCCGAAACGCCATGTAAGGAGCTGGTGGAGGTGCAGTGCGAATGCGGCAACCGGAAGCAGAGTCGCAGCTGCCAGGAACTGGCCCGCGAGCACAGTCGCATTGCCACCGCTCAGCTGGCCTCGTCCATGGCGGAGATGTCGCGCGGAAACTACATGGAGCTCAGCGAGATCCTGGCTCCCTCCAAGGCCAACAAGTCCAATCGAACGTAAGTGATATGATTTTTTAGTTAattgattatttattttaaaattatgattCAGTTTGGACTGCAACGATGAGTGCCGACTGCTGGAGAGGAATCGCCGCCTTGCCATGGCGCTATCGTCTCGAAATCCAGAGACCCAGCAAAAGTCCCTCACCAAGTACTCCGAGTTCGTGAAGGGTTTCGCCAAGAGGAACCCGGTGCTGACCAAGAGCGTATACGAAACGTTGAGCGATCTCGTCAAGCTGGCCAAGGAGAGCAAGCAGCGGTCGCGAAGCCACTCCTTCCCGACCATGAACCGAGAGAAGAGGCAGTTGGTGCACGAGCTGTGCGAGATATTCGGCATAGAATCGGTGTCCTACGACAAGGAGCCTAACCGAAACGTGGTAGCCACGGCGCACAAGGAAAGGGTATGTTTTAAACCTAATA includes these proteins:
- the LOC6497168 gene encoding protein shuttle craft — protein: MAEYWQQLTNGGGAGGRSAAASDSPGVCNGAGPEAGTHSGGNNNYVNFNQFIMQLNLGGGAPNAANSSSSYMQHPLESGNNMNFAISGGGGAFGLNPPMGASNTNNFEHFFSQPVFPRYQNGDGIASAAFTNSYDLGNPNGSSSSSPFSNLYTPFGNNPFDFSASKLQASAPEFVPSLAKLSLEETSVATTNGNSTASPETAIKESEAPAAAGAAKGGAPGGAGAAGGVARSEERGANSFRQNQNYDRERERDRDRDRDRDRDRDRPRQQRRSDYREDREDRYQRNDRDRDRDRDRDRDRDRDRDRKKPQKQQRYDNHRSNKRRDDWNRNRDRINGYPRAVDDLDTSNESAQPSPEKQPQQQQISPRRNHPPPADNEKLSQREKLIRDIEQRRLECLVCVEAIKAHQPTWSCQNCYHVLHLKCTTTWASSSKSEVGWRCPACQNVLQELPREYLCFCGKLKNPPVSRSELPHSCGEVCCRIEGCSHACTLLCHPGPCPPCQANVVRSCGCGRSTKTMQCAMKEDLLCGEVCDKLLNCGEHRCKSECHAGKCVACSEQVEQHCHCGKQDRQVTCTRESQDKRSYSCKESCGKPLPCGNHKCKDSCHAGSCRPCKLSPDQITSCPCGKMPVASSQRTSCLDPIPTCEGICSRVLRCGKPAHPHQCGSKCHLGQCPPCPKQTAVKCRCGHMDQMIKCRQLSTRADDARCKRRCTKKRSCGKHKCNAECCIDIDHACPLPCNRTLSCGKHKCDQPCHRGNCPPCYRSSFEELYCECGAEVIYPPVPCGTKKPICKRPCSRSHPCEHPPQHNCHSDATCPPCMLFTTKSCHGGHEQRKTIPCSQESFSCGMACAKPLACGRHKCIKPCHEGACQAAGDVCRQSCTKPRPTCGHKCSAPCHEGSCPETPCKELVEVQCECGNRKQSRSCQELAREHSRIATAQLASSMAEMSRGNYMELSEILAPSKANKSNRTLDCNDECRLLERNRRLAMALSSRNPETQQKSLTKYSEFVKGFAKRNPVLTKSVYETLSDLVKLAKESKQRSRSHSFPTMNREKRQLVHELCEIFGIESVSYDKEPNRNVVATAHKERCWLPATSIMEVLARESGQRRVPVPSNNAWSLKK
- the LOC6502421 gene encoding V-type proton ATPase 16 kDa proteolipid subunit — protein: MHPFSNGNYTNMNNPYTVDYIRSLNLDKNIDIQAWTTNPPYAPFFGSMGVAFAMVFTSIGAAYGTAVSGSGIAATAVMRPELVMKSIIPVVMAGIVAIYGLVVSVLLSGELDTARTYSLAKGYVHLGSGMAVGFSGLAAGYAVGEVGEVGVRHIAQQPRLFIGMILVLIFAEVLGLYGLIIGIYLYTVDVK